From Aegilops tauschii subsp. strangulata cultivar AL8/78 chromosome 5, Aet v6.0, whole genome shotgun sequence:
AGTCTTGGCCGTTGACGGTGTAGTCGCACGACGGTGATTCACCATTGCCAAGCATATTGAACACCGGAGATCGGAAGCATGTTGATGTCGTTGTGAGAACCCGGCATtccaaagaaagcatgccaaatccaTAAGTCATGTGATGCCACTGCTTCTAGTATGATGGTGTCCTCTTTTGTGTGACCTTGATACATTCCCAGCAACCTTTGGGACAGTTCTTCCATTGCCAACACATGCAATCAATTGAGACGAGCATTCCTGGAAACCCCCTTGCCTGTCCAATAACCAACAACTTCTCCATGTcccgcacatttggttctctgaAATACTCAGGTCCAAACACCTCCACCACGGCACGGGCAAACTTGACAATAGTCttcaagcacgtgttctcccccGTGCTGATCATCTCACCAACTGCATCTGCAGCAGCTCCAAGTGCAAGCATTCCCAGAGCAGTCGTGCACTTCTGGTTGGGAGAGAAAGAGAGTTGTCTGTAGCAATCCCTTGTGAGCTTGAAGTAGTCGTCGTGTGCCACTCCCTCCACAATGCGCAAGAACAATCGTTTCCGCATGCGAAAACGGTGATGAAACCATGGTTCATCCGGGAAAGCAGGCGTGGGAGCAATAGTCTCTGTACAGTAGCTTTGCTCCAGACACCCTATCCCGGTTGATCACTCTTCTTCCTTTGATTGAGCCCTTGAAGTTGTGAGTATGCTCCACTTGGCGGTTCATCTCCGCTTGCATTCTCATGAGCATAATCATGTCCACTTCTTCGTCCGAATCTGAGTAATCgaagaactcatcttgaatgATTTGGTCAAGCTCTGTCCGTTCATACTCCTCATCCGACGAAGCATCGGAATCCATCGTTTTCCCTAACCAAATTACAAAAAAATCCGGTCAGACAATGTGTCGAACACATCGAGCGCAAGGCGGAGCCAGAGAGTTGTCGGACGTACCACGGTGCCGTCCAGGCCGAAGACGAAGTCCCCCATGGCGAGGACGAGGGAGAGGACTGCTCTGCCGGAGCTACCTGTGCAGAGGTCACGAACGGCTGCGGAGTGCACGCGGCGGCGGAGCGGCAAGCCGGACGACGTGgacgaggaagaagagaggagagagCAAATGGATCCGGCAGCTCGGGGGGTGGATTTGGTGCAATTTGGGGTGGGGTCGGGCTGTCGGGTCCGACGTGGCGGGCGTGCCCGGGCGCCCCCATATCCGCCcaatatttgggctggatatagggggtgccggtcagcccgggcgtttgaggggcCCGTCTCGGTCAAAAAATCGTGACCGGACAGTGACCGGGCGGCCCGCCCGGGCGTATAAGGCGGGTTTGAGAGGTCCGACTTGCCGGACTTGGCAAATCCGGCCCCTCAAATGCCCGCAGACGCGCCCGGGCGTGGCCACGGGCACTGACCGGGCACCCCTCAAATTAGCCACTTTGCATCCACCTCTCTCATATTTCAGCCCCTAGATCCATACAAAGCATGCAAAAAAAATCCTACATACTACATCTAGGTACTACCCTAGCTACTCTTCGTTGTCGGAGATGTGTACGACGAGGGCGCTGGGCGCCGGCTGGACGTGCGGGTAGGAGGGCTCCGGCTCATCCTCCTCCTGCTCGACCTCATCCATGTAGGCGAACATCACCGCCTCCTGTGCGGCCTCTTGCGCCTCCATCTGATGCCAGCAACAACACCTTGCCTCCGCAGCCGACTCCGACCGGAGGGAATCGAGGATGGCCTGCTGCTCCGCCTGCAGATCCTTGTCGCCAGCGTCTCCCAcgttctcctcctccgcctcatCCCGCTCCTCCTCaaagtcctcctcctcctcctccaccacctcctcctcctcctccaacttCTCCTCCGGGTCCACTACATCCGGAGGTAGCCCTGCGGCGATCCGGGCTTCACGCCTAGCCCGGATCTGCTCAAGGAGCTCGAgccggcgctccggcgtcagaaATGGCTCGCTCTTCACCCGGCAACGTGGGGGTATGGCCACTAGGCGGACGGATGGAGTGGAAAGTGGCGGCAGCGACGAATAGAAGGTGGAAAATGTGGAAGGATGGTAGGGCATCGGTGCCGCCAGTCGACTTAAATAGTCGGACAGTGACCGGGCGGCTCGCCCGAGCGTATGAGACGGGTTTGAGaggtccggctgtagatgctccaGGGACCAAAGGTGCTCTCCATTAGCAGATCAAGCAATTTCCAAGAAACCGACCGGACCTCACGTCGTAGTAACGAGCTAGCTAGCTAGGCAAGACGTGCCcaagcaaaaataaaataaaatgtaaagatgTATATGTGGAAATACAGTAAGAATTTGTAGAGGTCCATGAGAAAACACCTACATGTAGTTGTGAGATTCAAGAAAAGATAGCACCCAAAAAAAATGTGGCGATGAGAAAAGGAAAATTAAAGAAACATTTCTTTTCTCGGCAAAGAACCATAGtgctgctgaatctgaatactcGGTGTACATGTCCAACAGTGCCTTTTTCAGATAGACAGAGATATGTATCATGTATGGTTTTGGAATTTGTGAGAGGCCAAAAAATAAGGTGCTGTTTGGTTCTCTAGTCCTAGGATTTTTTTCTAATCTATAGGATTTTTTGAAAAAGACTCTTAAGGAGGTGCTTCTAAAGACTTTtagcaaaagatcctaaaaaAGTTTCACCCTGTTTGGTTTGCTAGGAATTTTTTCTAATCTCAATACAAAAAAGTCTGAAGAACTAAACACCCCCTAAGTTATACGAAGAACCATTTGGTCTAGACAGGACGGGGCCCCCAAGATATCTCCTGAGGCCGCCTGCCGACTGCCGAGCATGGAAGAGAAATAAACGGACGGTTCGGCGAGCA
This genomic window contains:
- the LOC141023010 gene encoding uncharacterized protein, whose product is MGDFVFGLDGTVGVAHDDYFKLTRDCYRQLSFSPNQKCTTALGMLALGAAADAVGEMISTGENTCLKTIVKFARAVVEVFGPEYFREPNVRDMEKLLVIGQARGFPGMLVSIDCMCWQWKNCPKGCWECIKVTQKRTPSY